GACCGGCGTCAATTGCTAAATACAAATTCGCGATGGTTTGTGCTTCCACACCTTGCGACGCATCCACAACGAGCAACGCGCCTTCGCAAGCAGCCAGTGATCTCGAGACTTCGTAACTAAAATCCACATGGCCAGGCGTATCGATCAGATTCAACGTGTAGGATTCGCCAGATTGCGCCACATAATTCATTTGAATCGCGTGGCTTTTGATGGTAATACCACGCTCGCGCTCGAGATCCATATCGTCGAGAAGCTGGTTCATCATTTCGCGCTGTTCGACGGTTTTTGTAACCTCAATCAAGCGATCGGCAAGCGTTGATTTTCCGTGATCGATGTGGGCAATGATGCAAAAATTTCGAATTCTGCTCTGGACAGGCTGAGTTGTTTGTGCCATTGATTTTTCAAAACCTTGTTAAGTACGTATCTGAATTGTAAAGCATTGAATATACGATTTTCGCTCAAATACTATGCTATTCCAAGAAAGGGCGTATGGCCGCTTTTTTATGAATCAGACCTGAAGGCCGGAGGCCATTTGAGCCATCGCGGAATGCGCCTTACGGCTTAGCAGCCTGGCCAAAAAGCGATTTAAAGTAAATGGTGCTGGAAAGAAAAAGCGAACCACCCATGCCAAGATAGGGAATAGCCAGGTATTCTTTGGGGATCATAGAATGGCGCAGCGTAAAGCCGAGAGGAATCATAATGCCGATCATCGCATAACTTTTCCAAGATTGGAAGGCATAAATAGGCGCGCCGTTCTCAAACGTATTCAGCCGCTTAATATTTTTCTGTGCAACTTTTGAAAGTCCAAATTTAAACGCAGCAAAAGCAATCGCCAGTCCAAAAACAATAAAAAGAGACGCTTCCGTCATCTCAATGGGCTGCAACCAAGAAAAAGCCAGTCTGCACAAAAAAGCACCAACAACGCCCCACACGAAACCAGCCAAACTAATTAACCACGCTTTGGACACTTTGGGAAACAAATCAGATAAGGTCATATTCGCAAGACTCTAAAAAAATATCGCTCGCAAAAAAGAGCTGCGAGCGATAGGTTTGTGTTATGAGCGGGAGACGGGACTCGAACCCGCGACATTTTGCTTGGGAAGCAAACACTCTACCAACTGAGTTACACCCGCAAATTTATTTTGAAATTATTATCCTTCTACCTTATTTCCAAATCCATTTCTTTGTGCCAGAAAAAATCACTATCGGCTAAGCCAAAGCATTTTGCTAACGGCGTTGCGACTTTCTCAATCGTTTTCCTAATATTTGCTATCGCTATTTTTAGAACCCAATAAATTTAGCCTATTATTATAAGTAGGAAAATTTAAACTCTAAATAGCCATCAAAAAAAAACTTATTGAATCGCCAGACCTAACTTTTTAAGCAATGCTGAAAGCGTTTCCTGCTCTTCAGGCGAAAGCACAGAAACCAGCTTTGTGACATACTCGGCATGCTCTGGAAATACTTTATTGAAAACACGACGCCCTTTCTTAGTTAATTGGACATGCACGGCGCGCCGATCGCTTTTATCGCGCACACGCTCAACTAAGTTTTCCTTTTCCAAATTGTCAATTACGACAGTCATATTTCCACCACTAACCAACATCTTTTTTGAAAGCCCTCCAATGGTCATCGGGCCCAAATGCCCTAAGCATTCTAAAGCGCCAAATTGCGAAGCGGTCAAGCCATGATGCCGGATGTGCTCAGAAGTGCGTTTGTTAAATACAGCAAAGGCTCTTGCCAGCTTTACCCACATGCCTAATGCTGATTCAATTTCCGGTCCATATTGCTTATTTTTCATATCTTGAACGATGTTGCTTAAGAATTCAAAAAATTAATGCGACGACTTAGCCTCAAAATTATTTTAGTTCGAAGCAAAAAAGCCGAGTTGTGAATTCGGCTTTCTCATTGTACACGCAAGTGGTGAGAGTGGGATTTGAACCCACGACCTCAGGGTTATGAATCCTGTGCTCTGACCAACTGAGCTACCTCACCATTTTGTTAAAGGGCTTCAAATATAGAGAAAAGAACTTTTCAATCAAAATTCATTTTCACATTTTTCCTACAAATTTTTTTTCATCATTATTCGTTTAATCAATCACACGATCGACTTTGTTTTGTCAGGCAATTTTTACCACCGAAAGCACCACACTTTTATGGATTACCGATATTTCAAGTGGAATGAGGATTTGCTCAAAAAAGGAAATTCCTCGTTTGATAAGTTGCTGAAAATTTTCAACCAACTGCTCATGCAAACCAGCGGCGATGTTGGCGCGGCGCTCAGTTGGCTCACTGAACTCGATAAAGAATACGGCCTCACTGAAAACACAACGGCAGGACTTGGCGACTTTATAGAATGGCTTAAAAAAGAAGGTTACTTGGAAGATGCTGCTGAAAAAGGAAGCTTTCAGCTTACCTCCAAAATCACAAAAAAAATCCGCGAAGATTCACTTAACCAAATTTTTACGTCGTTAAAAAAAGATAGCTCGCTTGGCAGCCATAAAATTGCAAGTCCGGGGCGCTCGGTTGAACCGCTTCCCGAAACGCGCGCATGGAAATTTGGCGACAATCTTCAACAAATGGATATTACGTCTACCATCAATAATTCTTTCAAACGCAATGGCATTGACGATTTTTCCCTCAGCGAAGACGACATAGAAGTTTATGATAATGAGCATCAAACCCAATGCGCCACCGTTTTAATGATCGATGTGTCTCATTCGATGATTCTTTATGGAGAAGATAGAATCACGCCGGCCAAAACGGTTGCGCTCGCCCTTTCTGAACTCATTCTGACACGCTATCCGAAAGATTCGCTGGAAATACTTCTCTTCGGTGATGAGGCCTGGCAAATTGACGTGAAGGAATTGCCATTTATTAGCATCGGCCCTTACCACACCAACACAAAAGCCGGTCTTGCTTTAGCTCGCCAATTGCTTCGCCGCAAACGCTCTCAGAACAAACAGATTTTTATGATTACTGATGGCAAGCCATCTGCCATCAACGAAGGCATCAAAATTTATAAAAACTCATTTGGCTTGGATAGAAAGATCGTTAATAAAACGCTCGATGAGGCTGTGATTTGCAGAAAAGAAAAAATTGTCATCACCACGTTTATGGTTACAAGCGATCCTTATTTGAAAGGATTCGTCGAAGAACTAACGGAGGCGAATCAAGGACGAGCATATTTTAGCGGATTGGATCATTTAGGTGAATTTATGCTCGTAGACTACATTCGCAACCGTCAGAAACGGGTGAGATAAGTCAATCATTTTTGTTCAAAAAAAACGAAATCATTCTGAGCGCCTTATGAAGAATCCACAATCTACATGCCATCGCGTGGATGCTTCATCTTTGTTCAGCTTGACAGAAAAAAGCATGTCATTCTGAGCGTTTAGCGAAGAATCCATACGCCCGCAGGATGGATGCCTCACTTTGTTCAGCTTGACATTGGCCAATCCGACTCAAGAAATAAAAAGAGCTTTATTTCAGCAGTTCAAACTTATTTGATTATGACCCACCAAAATATGGCTGAGCTTACAAAAGCAAAAACAATCGGCGATTTAAAAAGCCTTGGCTATCGCGCTCGCTCGGTAAAAGATGAGATTCGCGAGAATTTAATTGCAAAGCTAAAAAACCGCGAGGATATCTTTCCGGGCATTATGGGCTATGAGCGAACTGTCATTCCACAACTGCAAAACGCGCTACTTTCCAAGCACGACATCATTTTGCTGGGACTTCGCGGACAAGCCAAAACCAAACTCATTCGCATGCTCAGCACGCTCCTGGATGAATTCACGCCGATTATCAAAGGCTCAGAAATCAACGACGATCCGTTCAATCCGCTTTCAAAATTCGGCAGGGAAAAAGTGCTTCACGAAGGCGACGAGACCGATATCGAATGGCTGCATCGCTCGGAGCGTTACAGCGAAAAACTCGCAACGCCGGATGTCACGATTGCCGATCTCATCGGCGACATCGATCCGATTAAAGCCGCAACGCACCGCTTAACTTATGCAGATGAAAATGTTATCCATTTCGGCCTGATTCCACGCACCAATCGCGGCATTTTCGCCATCAACGAGTTGCCCGATTTGCAGCCGCGCATTCAAGTTGGCCTGCTCAACATCATGCAGGAAAAAGACATCCAAATTCGCGGCTTTCAAGTTCGCATTCCGCTCGATATTTTTATCATCTACTCGGCAAATCCTGAAGATTACACCAATCGCGGCAACATCATCACGCCGCTCAAAGATCGCATTGATTCGCAAATCATCACGCATTATCCCAAAACGGTGGAGATTGGCATTCAAATCACAGAGCGCGAAGCTTGGACAAAGCGCAGTTCCGCAAAAATTGAAGTGCCGTATTATTTTAAAGAAATTATCGAACACACGGCGTTTGAAGCACGACGCAGCGAATACGTGGATCAAAAATCCGGTGTCTCGGCGCGATTGACGATTTCCGCCATGGAAAACTTGGTGAGCAACGCTGAGCGCCGCGCGATTCTCAATAACGAATCGGATGCAACGGTTCGCATTTCGGACATTTTTTATGCGGTTCCTGCTGTTACGGGAAAAATCGAGCTCGTTTATGAAGGCGAACAAGAAGGCGCTCAAAATGTATCTAAAGTCTTGCTCGGAAAGGCTATCAACCAAGTTTTCAAAAAATATTGCCCTGATCCGAACAAGAAAGCGCAAGGGAAAAATGTTTATTCGTCGATTATGGATTGGTTTTCAAAAGGAAATCAGCTCACCATTCTTGACGACATGAGCTTCGCTGATTATTATACCTTGCTCGACAGTGTAAAAGGCCTAAAAGACCTGGCGCAAAAGCTTCTGAATCCTCAAGAAAAAACGGAACTCGCCACAGCGATGGAATTTATTTTGGAAGGACTTCATCAAAATTCGATGATTGGAAAAGATGAGTTGGAAGCGTCGCGCTCCTATTCCGACATGATTGGAAAAATCATGAGCAGTGTTGGGGGCAATCGCTACGAACGTTGATTCTGCCGCCGAACCATTGCGCCATTGTTTATAATGCCTTTTAGGATTTTTGCGAAACAACGAAAAAACCGTTACTCTTTGAGCTTCTCACTTTTGATTCCTATTTTTATTTGGAAAAACAACTGAGGGATGTTAAAGTTTTCTCTTAGACTGGCAAGACAGAAAAGAGAGCGGCATTTGCTGAAAGAATAGAAAAGTTGTTTATCAGCGAACATTTACTAAACCACCTGCTTTTTATGGACACAGTGCACGTAGGAATTATAGGATTGGGAGTGATCTCGCAAGTGATGCACTTGCCACTGCTCTCAAAATTTGAGAATGTTAAAATTGCAGCTATTTGCGATAGTGATTACAATAAAGCTCGCTTCTTAGGCGAAAAGTATCACGTTCCGAATGTTTTTCGCGACTATGAAGATTTACTCGCGCTTTCTGAACTTGATGCGGTCATTATTGCCACACCAACCAACACTCACCATGATATAGCGATTGCGGCGATTCACGCAAAAAAACATTGCCTCGTGGAAAAACCACTGGCACGAACAGCCGACGAAACAAGATCAATTGTGCGTGAGCTGGAAAACACGGACGTGAAGCTGATGGTTGGCATGAACCAGCGCTTTCGCCCGGATGCCATTGTGCTGAAAAGTTTTATCCATGGCGGTGAAATTGGCGATGTTTTTTACATCAAAGCGGGTTGGCTGCAAAAAAATATGACTGATAGCTCGTGGAAAACTCGCAAAGAAATTTCTGGTGGCGGCGTTTTCCTGGACTTGGGGATCTTATTGCTCGACTTATCTCTGTGGCTACTGGATTTTCCAAAAGCAACCTGCGTGTCCGCCATTCATTTCGACAACACGAAAAAAGGCGTTGAAGATTTTTCAACCGTTTTAATTAAAACAGAAACCGGCTTGGCCATGACAATTGAGACAGGCTGGAACTTTGATGTTGACCGTGACCTGCTTTATTGCAACGTTTATGGCAACGAAGGATTAGCTCGCGTGAATCCGTTGAAGTTCAACAAAAAAATCCAGGGAAATTTGGTTAATGTGACACCAGAGCGGATTGGCTCGCATGAAGATATTTTTAAACGCTCTTATTATAATGAACTTAAGCATTTTATTGGCGCGATCACTGGACTAAACCCGCTTTCGTCAACTGGAGAGGAAGCCATTGAAAAAATGGCGATTGTTGATGCCATTTATGAATCGGCAAAATTGAACCGTGAAGTATTATTACCTTAATCCCTTTTTTGAAATTATAAAAAACCCGAAGTATGCCACAAAATGCCAAAACGCATGATCGATATCTTATCTATATCGATCAAGATTTCTCGGACATTGTTCCTGAATTTATCGATTCTGTTTATGAAAACATCAAAGAGATTGAGACTGCGCTTAACGAGAAAGATATGGAAAGTATTTGCCGGATTGGGCACAATTTAAAAGGGACTGGCGGCGGATATGGCTTTGAACAGCTTAGCACATTTGGAAGTGCAATAGAAGAATCTGGCAAAATTGCCGATATAAATGCCGTTAGCCAACTGGTCTCTGAAATCTCAGACTATTTATCGAAAATTAAGATCCAGTATATTGACAGGTAATGGAAAACGCTGGCGCTACTCATCATCACCATGAATAAACTCTTTTTCCCCTGCCTTTACAATTAATACAGGACAAGGTGCTTTTCTGAGAACTGCTTCCGCCACGCTTCCCATCAAAAGTCTTGTAATCCCGGTTCTCCCATGCGACCCCAAAATAATTAGGTCAACGTCTTGCGACTCAGCTTGCTCGATTATAATATCAGAAGGATGGCCTACCATTACACTTTTTGCTGCCGAAATGCCTTTGACTTTTTCTTCCTCAATCAGATTGGATAAATCATCTTCTGCAATTTTTTCAAGGTCTGTTTCAATTGGGATGTATGCGACTGTCATATCCGTTGCAATAGGACGAGGCTCAACGACATGCAAAAAAATGACATTTGCTTGCATCGAACGAGCAAATTCATTTGCATAACGAACCGCATTTTTTGACACGTCGGAGAAATCAGTTGGGCAAAGAATTTTTTTGATAGTAAACATAGCGATTTGTTAGGTTATGTTTTTTCCCAGAAAAACATAACAAAGATACACTATTTCACCTAAAAAAAATGCAAGAAGCTACTTACATTTTCACCTCTTGCAATTTTTTACTTATATCTCACTCGTAAAATTTTAGGCAGGCAAGTTTGCTTCAACTTGATATTTGAGTGAGTCATACGGAAGCGCACCTGATGCACGCCAAATTTCTTTTCCCTTATGGAACATAATCAGCGTTGGAATTCCCATAATACCATGTGCTTGAGCCAGTTGGGGCTTTTCATCCACATTGACTTTCACCACGACTAACTTTCCAGTCATTTCTTCAGCAAGTTTTTTCACAGACGGCGCAATCATTCGGCATGGCCCACACCATTCTGCCCAAAAGTCAACAAATACTGGTAATTCGCTTGTTTGAATTAAATCTTCAAAAGATTGTGGCATAGCTTCGGCCATTTAAACCTCCTTTTATATTTTAATTTTCAATTTCAGTTTCCCATGTCACCTTACAACCACTTTTCTTTAAGGTTGCGGAAACACTACAATACTTATCCATAGAAAGTTGAACGGCTTTTTCCAAATCATCTTGCGATACATCTGGGCTTTGCATTTTGTAGCGAAGATGAATACTTGTAAAAACTTTTGGGTACTCATCTGCTCTCACGCTATCAATTTCAATGTTCAACTTCGTAATGGTTTTACGTTTTTTGGTTAAAATCCCGACAACATCAAACACAGAGCACGCTCCCACCGCTTCAAGAAGCACATCCATCGGCGTTGCATGTTTGCCTGTTCCACCATGCTTTTCGCTGGTGTCGTAGTAGGTAACATGTCCTCTTTCACTGATTCCAATGAAAGGCATCTGTCCATTATATTCAATTGCTGCTTTCATAGTTGTAGCTTAAGGAGTTTGCCAAAATCTTTTTTTTACATTTTTTCCTTAGCAACCGGAAAGTGAATACTCCAAATCCCACGAAGCTCCCCTTCTTTATATCCTACGGCTTTATCGTTAGGATAAAGTTCTTTTACTTTTTTGTAGTCCTCTTCGGAAACTTCCGTGCCAACTGCGCCGTGGCATTTCAAGCACATGGCAGCAGGAATTTTAATTGGGGCATAAAAGCTAACAGTATCAGAACCGGACATTTTAACGATAGGTTTCAGCTCTGCGTTTTCAGACTTCATTTGCTCCATATAAGCATTAATGATTTCCTCTTCCTGCGCAGTTGCCAGGTTTTCTTGGTTTCTGGGCTTTAGCGTTGCGCGGCGAATGGACGCATGATAGACATTTTGAAGCGAATCAACTAAAGGAGATGCTTTAAGATTGCAAAACTCAGCTGCATGAGCCACACCATTTTCCTTCATCGCCTTCATTAAATTCCCACCTAATGTTTTCATTGTAATGCTCACCATTTCTTTTCCTTTTGCAAGGTATTCTTGCTTATCGGCTTCCGCAAGTTGAACGACTTGCGCCGTTTTTTCATGTGGTGCTTCAGATTTTTCCTTAGTAGAACACGCAGAAACAGAAACCACCGCAAAAAAAAGAATCAACAATTTTTTCTTCATTTTTCATTGATTTGATATGATTATAAAAAACAATCTTCACTATGCTTGGCAAAAGCCTACTTCATCAAGAACTAAATAACTATACAGTAATATAAGAATATTGCTTAGTTTGACCAAATTACTTATTAAAGGAAAATAGATCAGGCTGAAAAACTTGATAATTGGTTACTTTTAAGGGAAATATTCTGTGTATAGAGGGAATTATTTTTCGTACTTTAGGCGGTTTATCAATTCCAATGGATTTTTAAGAAAATAGGCAACAGACTGAATTTTTTTTCTTGTTTCAAATACAGCGGTTACCCACAATCGATCTAAAAAGGACAAATCTTTACGATAAAATCGTTGCATTGCTTCCAAGCGCCGCCAGCCGTTCCCACTTTTGTAGTCCAAAACGGTTTTGGTATCATTATAAGATCGAAAGTTTCCCCATATTTTATCAACATATTTTACATGGGCATATTGAACAGCACGATAAATAAAATCGATATCCATGGCAAAATGTTCATCAATTTTATAGTATCCAATTTTTTCGTGTAGCGATTTATGGTAGAAATACGCGGAAGGATTTATTGGATGTTCGTTAATTTCCACGCCTAAAAGCAAGTCTCTTAATTTTAAATGTTTTGGTTTGTTAACTCTTTGTATTTTATCTTCACTAATCCATACCTTACAGTTTCCAACTAACAGTCCTGGCTCGGTCATCTTGTCTATTATCGCCGCCGCATCATTTAAAGCGTTCGGTTCATAAAAATCATCAACGTTTAAGAAAGAAATAATATCTCCTTTCGCCATTTTGATACCTTTATTCATCGCATCAGATTGACCATTATCTTTCTCAGAAATGAAGTGAATATGAGGATGTTTTTGAGAGTAAGTTTTAAGAATTTCTACAGTTTTATCTTTAGAGCCGCCGTCCATAATAAGATGTTCGGCAAACGGACATTTTTGCTCAATCACATTTTTCAAACAATTTTCTATAAACACTTCGCCATTGAAAACAGGGGTGATTATAGATATCTTAACATCTTTACACTTTGACCGCATATTATAATATTGACATTATACAGCAAAAAAATGAACATAAATTTTAAATCTCATAAAAATATTTCATTATTTCTATAATAGAATTCCAATTTTCTTTCTCTCCATTCCTCACAGTAGAATATGTTTTTATAAGACAAATTATAGTAACCATTTATTTTTTTCAAAAAAAAATCAAACAAAAATAGCCTCAAAACTTTATGATTAGCCAATCTATATAATTTATTCACTAATGTGTATTTATTTTTTATACTTTCATTGCATTTATTATACATAATTCCTATATATTGTTTCATTTCCAAATCGCACATGTCCATTCTCATCTTCGCCCTGTTATCAGCATGTTCTCTATAACCACTTAATATGCAGTCGACAGTATAAAGCTCATCATGCAAAAAAAATCGTGTCCATAACTCCCCGTCTACCATCAAACCGACATTCTCACTTATATATCCACCTGCTTTTTCCCATAAATTCCTTCGCCAAAAAACTGACTCTTGTTGAATCCATCCATAACGCCCTATAAGAAAATCATATATATTCTTTGGAACTCTTTTAGCTGATGTTAAAACGCCTTTATCATTCCACCACGCATTAAACCCTACGATCCAATTCACATGAGGAAAATCGCTAAAAATTTTATTTACCGTCTGGAATGTCCATGGAAGATAT
Above is a window of Chloroherpeton thalassium ATCC 35110 DNA encoding:
- a CDS encoding MarR family winged helix-turn-helix transcriptional regulator; this encodes MKNKQYGPEIESALGMWVKLARAFAVFNKRTSEHIRHHGLTASQFGALECLGHLGPMTIGGLSKKMLVSGGNMTVVIDNLEKENLVERVRDKSDRRAVHVQLTKKGRRVFNKVFPEHAEYVTKLVSVLSPEEQETLSALLKKLGLAIQ
- a CDS encoding vWA domain-containing protein, translated to MDYRYFKWNEDLLKKGNSSFDKLLKIFNQLLMQTSGDVGAALSWLTELDKEYGLTENTTAGLGDFIEWLKKEGYLEDAAEKGSFQLTSKITKKIREDSLNQIFTSLKKDSSLGSHKIASPGRSVEPLPETRAWKFGDNLQQMDITSTINNSFKRNGIDDFSLSEDDIEVYDNEHQTQCATVLMIDVSHSMILYGEDRITPAKTVALALSELILTRYPKDSLEILLFGDEAWQIDVKELPFISIGPYHTNTKAGLALARQLLRRKRSQNKQIFMITDGKPSAINEGIKIYKNSFGLDRKIVNKTLDEAVICRKEKIVITTFMVTSDPYLKGFVEELTEANQGRAYFSGLDHLGEFMLVDYIRNRQKRVR
- a CDS encoding sigma 54-interacting transcriptional regulator, coding for MTHQNMAELTKAKTIGDLKSLGYRARSVKDEIRENLIAKLKNREDIFPGIMGYERTVIPQLQNALLSKHDIILLGLRGQAKTKLIRMLSTLLDEFTPIIKGSEINDDPFNPLSKFGREKVLHEGDETDIEWLHRSERYSEKLATPDVTIADLIGDIDPIKAATHRLTYADENVIHFGLIPRTNRGIFAINELPDLQPRIQVGLLNIMQEKDIQIRGFQVRIPLDIFIIYSANPEDYTNRGNIITPLKDRIDSQIITHYPKTVEIGIQITEREAWTKRSSAKIEVPYYFKEIIEHTAFEARRSEYVDQKSGVSARLTISAMENLVSNAERRAILNNESDATVRISDIFYAVPAVTGKIELVYEGEQEGAQNVSKVLLGKAINQVFKKYCPDPNKKAQGKNVYSSIMDWFSKGNQLTILDDMSFADYYTLLDSVKGLKDLAQKLLNPQEKTELATAMEFILEGLHQNSMIGKDELEASRSYSDMIGKIMSSVGGNRYER
- a CDS encoding Gfo/Idh/MocA family protein — its product is MDTVHVGIIGLGVISQVMHLPLLSKFENVKIAAICDSDYNKARFLGEKYHVPNVFRDYEDLLALSELDAVIIATPTNTHHDIAIAAIHAKKHCLVEKPLARTADETRSIVRELENTDVKLMVGMNQRFRPDAIVLKSFIHGGEIGDVFYIKAGWLQKNMTDSSWKTRKEISGGGVFLDLGILLLDLSLWLLDFPKATCVSAIHFDNTKKGVEDFSTVLIKTETGLAMTIETGWNFDVDRDLLYCNVYGNEGLARVNPLKFNKKIQGNLVNVTPERIGSHEDIFKRSYYNELKHFIGAITGLNPLSSTGEEAIEKMAIVDAIYESAKLNREVLLP
- a CDS encoding Hpt domain-containing protein, which codes for MPQNAKTHDRYLIYIDQDFSDIVPEFIDSVYENIKEIETALNEKDMESICRIGHNLKGTGGGYGFEQLSTFGSAIEESGKIADINAVSQLVSEISDYLSKIKIQYIDR
- a CDS encoding universal stress protein translates to MFTIKKILCPTDFSDVSKNAVRYANEFARSMQANVIFLHVVEPRPIATDMTVAYIPIETDLEKIAEDDLSNLIEEEKVKGISAAKSVMVGHPSDIIIEQAESQDVDLIILGSHGRTGITRLLMGSVAEAVLRKAPCPVLIVKAGEKEFIHGDDE
- the trxA gene encoding thioredoxin → MAEAMPQSFEDLIQTSELPVFVDFWAEWCGPCRMIAPSVKKLAEEMTGKLVVVKVNVDEKPQLAQAHGIMGIPTLIMFHKGKEIWRASGALPYDSLKYQVEANLPA
- a CDS encoding OsmC family protein gives rise to the protein MKAAIEYNGQMPFIGISERGHVTYYDTSEKHGGTGKHATPMDVLLEAVGACSVFDVVGILTKKRKTITKLNIEIDSVRADEYPKVFTSIHLRYKMQSPDVSQDDLEKAVQLSMDKYCSVSATLKKSGCKVTWETEIEN
- a CDS encoding Tll0287-like domain-containing protein, producing MKKKLLILFFAVVSVSACSTKEKSEAPHEKTAQVVQLAEADKQEYLAKGKEMVSITMKTLGGNLMKAMKENGVAHAAEFCNLKASPLVDSLQNVYHASIRRATLKPRNQENLATAQEEEIINAYMEQMKSENAELKPIVKMSGSDTVSFYAPIKIPAAMCLKCHGAVGTEVSEEDYKKVKELYPNDKAVGYKEGELRGIWSIHFPVAKEKM
- a CDS encoding glycosyltransferase family 2 protein, whose translation is MRSKCKDVKISIITPVFNGEVFIENCLKNVIEQKCPFAEHLIMDGGSKDKTVEILKTYSQKHPHIHFISEKDNGQSDAMNKGIKMAKGDIISFLNVDDFYEPNALNDAAAIIDKMTEPGLLVGNCKVWISEDKIQRVNKPKHLKLRDLLLGVEINEHPINPSAYFYHKSLHEKIGYYKIDEHFAMDIDFIYRAVQYAHVKYVDKIWGNFRSYNDTKTVLDYKSGNGWRRLEAMQRFYRKDLSFLDRLWVTAVFETRKKIQSVAYFLKNPLELINRLKYEK
- a CDS encoding glycosyltransferase family 2 protein, with translation MKISIVTPSYNQASFLEETMLSVLSQDYKDLEYVLIDGGSLDGSLEIIRKYESKLHYWVSEKDNGHGHALNKGFAHTSGEIMAWLNSDDKYLPWTFQTVNKIFSDFPHVNWIVGFNAWWNDKGVLTSAKRVPKNIYDFLIGRYGWIQQESVFWRRNLWEKAGGYISENVGLMVDGELWTRFFLHDELYTVDCILSGYREHADNRAKMRMDMCDLEMKQYIGIMYNKCNESIKNKYTLVNKLYRLANHKVLRLFLFDFFLKKINGYYNLSYKNIFYCEEWRERKLEFYYRNNEIFL